One window from the genome of Actinomycetes bacterium encodes:
- a CDS encoding L,D-transpeptidase, which produces MTTRTAVDWTKLHGDSKKGADSRGADGPVRTTVAQATVRRVGVFTVPGAAAPQQRLANPQPSGAPLVFLVQGQRPGWLKVLLPVRPNGSSGWIRAAEVRLSQHNFRIVVRLGAHTITVYRGTQVIDREPVGIGRKNTPTPGGLYYTKELLRPPNPDGPYGAYAYGLSGFSNVLSRFDGGDGVIGIHGTNDPSGLGKDVSHGCIRMSNAGVTKLARILPLGVPIEIVP; this is translated from the coding sequence GTGACCACCCGAACCGCGGTCGACTGGACCAAGCTGCACGGCGACAGCAAGAAGGGCGCTGACAGCAGGGGCGCCGACGGGCCGGTCCGCACCACCGTGGCGCAGGCGACCGTGCGCCGGGTGGGCGTCTTCACCGTCCCCGGCGCCGCAGCGCCCCAGCAGCGGCTCGCCAACCCGCAGCCGTCCGGTGCCCCGCTTGTGTTCCTGGTCCAAGGGCAGCGTCCCGGCTGGCTCAAGGTGCTGCTGCCGGTGCGCCCCAACGGGTCCAGCGGCTGGATCCGCGCCGCTGAGGTGCGCCTGTCCCAGCACAACTTCCGGATCGTCGTCAGGCTCGGCGCGCACACGATCACGGTGTACCGCGGCACGCAGGTGATCGACCGCGAGCCGGTCGGGATCGGGCGGAAGAACACGCCCACCCCCGGCGGCCTGTACTACACCAAGGAGCTGCTGCGGCCGCCGAACCCCGATGGCCCCTACGGTGCCTACGCCTACGGGCTGTCGGGTTTCTCCAACGTCCTCAGCCGCTTCGACGGCGGTGACGGGGTGATCGGCATCCACGGCACCAACGACCCGTCGGGGCTTGGCAAGGACGTCAGCCACGGGTGCATCCGCATGAGCAACGCGGGCGTCACCAAGCTCGCCCGGATCTTGCCCCTCGGCGTTCCCATCGAGATCGTCCCGTAG
- a CDS encoding nuclear transport factor 2 family protein, with the protein MGKRPEGARQVGGRRGELRNRVLQAASKSTDTRNEMSEENLAIVQRFADRVNEQDIPGFLALVDSEVEFHTFRGVERGLEGARRFAESGAPKEHYLTHVVHEQAFDAGDRVVAFANIQRRWRETGELGDETRVGVVFTLREGKVVRFQVFRDRQQALVAAGLAQEEQASSP; encoded by the coding sequence GTGGGCAAGCGCCCGGAGGGCGCGCGGCAGGTCGGCGGGCGAAGAGGAGAACTGCGCAATCGCGTATTGCAGGCGGCATCGAAGAGCACGGATACTCGCAATGAGATGTCTGAGGAGAACCTGGCGATCGTGCAGCGCTTCGCCGACCGGGTAAATGAGCAGGACATCCCAGGATTCCTCGCGCTCGTAGACTCGGAGGTGGAGTTCCACACCTTCCGGGGGGTCGAGCGAGGGCTGGAGGGGGCCCGGCGGTTCGCCGAAAGCGGCGCCCCCAAGGAGCACTACTTGACCCACGTGGTGCATGAGCAGGCGTTCGACGCGGGCGATCGGGTGGTGGCGTTTGCCAACATCCAGCGGCGTTGGCGGGAGACCGGCGAGCTTGGGGACGAGACGCGGGTGGGCGTGGTCTTCACGCTCCGAGAAGGCAAGGTCGTGCGCTTCCAGGTCTTTCGTGACCGCCAGCAGGCACTCGTCGCCGCGGGGCTCGCCCAAGAAGAGCAAGCGTCTTCTCCGTAG